In Eriocheir sinensis breed Jianghai 21 chromosome 45, ASM2467909v1, whole genome shotgun sequence, the following proteins share a genomic window:
- the LOC126980911 gene encoding uncharacterized protein LOC126980911 isoform X12 yields the protein MFSKFFKQDIRRVVHGTCLVAGGTGAGASPAKVTLSLQLRGGCWRTSSRKVAVFTFQEASGHASSHALLDLEYLFRCSSKPGASDMQVKICVALRCGGKRVARADLEEFLGQLTRGGRLDSFFLYIHEEKVALLQANQPVPYPATEWLFEGAPRGTHTQVKAEAQEENDDIDELEDKHEEWKADLKLVFFPEDEDDMDELEDKHEEWKGDLKEVFSPEDEDEIDELEDKHEDWKACLEEVFTAEDEDEIEEMKDCSDDNYQEWKAYLETVFSVEDDDDEVADEATSELQEASGEGNDASDEATSELQEASGEVIDASDEVTSELQEASGEGNDVSDEVTSELQEASGEGNDASDEVTSELQEASGEGNDASDEVTSELQEASGEVIDASDEVTSELQEASGEGNEAADAATSEVEEASQNGTMAADQDVPRQGEASAPVTVSATPSTASYAYRSLIVPQRFISRLAGPEDRHLEDLRRSYGVQIVRNKRTLHVKGHRDAVLQCHHSMRAKIAEWRRGEAAEAH from the exons ATGTTCAGCAAATTCTTCAAACAGGACATCCGACGTGTCGTTCACGGCACTTGCCTCGTGGCGGGCGGCACCGGCGCCGGGGCGAGCCCCGCCAAGGTGACGCTCAGCCTCCAGCTTCGGGGAGGGTGCTGGCGAACCAGCTCGCGGAAGGTGGCCGTCTTCACCTTCCAGGAGGCGTCCGGCCACGCCTCTTCTCATGCCCTgctggacctggagtacctcttcaggtgcagcAGCAAGCCAGGTGCCAGCGACATGCAGGTCAAAATCTGCGTGGCGCTGCGCTGCGGCGGGAAACGCGTGGCCCGCGCTGACCTGGAAGAATTTCTCGGCCAGCTGACGCGGGGTGGCCGCCTGGACTCTTTCTTCCTGTACATACACGAGGAAAAAGTCGCCCTCCTGCAGGCCAATCAGCCAGTCCCGTACCCAGCTACGGAATGGCTTTTTGAGGGAGCGCCACGAGGCACACACACGCAGGTTAAGGCTGAGGCTCAGGAAGAAAACGATGATATAGACGAATTGGAGGACAAACACGAAGAATGGAAGGCTGACCTCAAATTGGTATTCTTccctgaagatgaagatgatatgGACGAATTGGAGGACAAACACGAAGAATGGAAGGGTGACCTCAAAGAGGTATTCTCccctgaagatgaagatgaaattgACGAATTGGAGGACAAACACGAAGACTGGAAGGCTTGCCTCGAAGAGGTATTCACcgctgaagatgaagatgaaattgAGGAAATGAAAGACTGCAGTGACGACAACTACCAGGAATGGAAGGCTTATCTGGAAACGGTGTTCTCcgttgaagatgatgatgatgaagttgcagacgaggcgacctccgagttgcaggaagcctcAGGTGAAGGAAATGATGCGTcagacgaggcgacctccgagttgcaggaagcctcAG GTGAAGTGATTGATGCgtcagacgaggtgacctccgagttgcaggaagcctcAG GTGAAGGAAATGATGTgtcagacgaggtgacctccgagttgcaggaagcctcAGGTGAAGGAAATGATGCgtcagacgaggtgacctccgagttgcaggaagcctcAGGTGAAGGAAATGATGCgtcagacgaggtgacctccgagttgcaggaagcctcAG GTGAAGTGATTGATGCgtcagacgaggtgacctccgagttgcaggaagcctcaggtgaaggaaatgaagcagCAGACGCGGCGACGtccgaggtggaggaagcctCTCAAAACGGTACAATGGCCGCAGACCAGGATGTCCCCCGTCAAGGCGAGGCCTCTGCACCAGTGACCGTCTCTGCCACGCCCTCCACTGCTTCGTACGCTTACCGCAGCCTGATTGTGCCTCAAAGATTCATCAGCCGCCTTGCAGGCCCCGAGGACCGCCACCTCGAGGATCTGCGGCGGAGCTATGGGGTCCAAATCGTGCGGAATAAGCGAACCCTGCATGTGAAGGGTCACAGAGACGCAGTGCTGCAGTGCCACCACTCCATGCGCGCCAAGATCGCTGAGTGGCGGAGGGGCGAGGCCGCTGAGGCTCACTAA
- the LOC126980911 gene encoding uncharacterized protein LOC126980911 isoform X26 — protein MFSKFFKQDIRRVVHGTCLVAGGTGAGASPAKVTLSLQLRGGCWRTSSRKVAVFTFQEASGHASSHALLDLEYLFRCSSKPGASDMQVKICVALRCGGKRVARADLEEFLGQLTRGGRLDSFFLYIHEEKVALLQANQPVPYPATEWLFEGAPRGTHTQVKAEAQEENDDIDELEDKHEEWKADLKLVFFPEDEDDMDELEDKHEEWKGDLKEVFSPEDEDEIDELEDKHEDWKACLEEVFTAEDEDEIEEMKDCSDDNYQEWKAYLETVFSVEDDDDEVADEATSELQEASGEGNDASDEVTSELQEASGEGNDVSDEVTSELQEASGEGNDASDEVTSELQEASGEGNDASDEVTSELQEASGEVIDASDEVTSELQEASGEGNEAADAATSEVEEASQNGTMAADQDVPRQGEASAPVTVSATPSTASYAYRSLIVPQRFISRLAGPEDRHLEDLRRSYGVQIVRNKRTLHVKGHRDAVLQCHHSMRAKIAEWRRGEAAEAH, from the exons ATGTTCAGCAAATTCTTCAAACAGGACATCCGACGTGTCGTTCACGGCACTTGCCTCGTGGCGGGCGGCACCGGCGCCGGGGCGAGCCCCGCCAAGGTGACGCTCAGCCTCCAGCTTCGGGGAGGGTGCTGGCGAACCAGCTCGCGGAAGGTGGCCGTCTTCACCTTCCAGGAGGCGTCCGGCCACGCCTCTTCTCATGCCCTgctggacctggagtacctcttcaggtgcagcAGCAAGCCAGGTGCCAGCGACATGCAGGTCAAAATCTGCGTGGCGCTGCGCTGCGGCGGGAAACGCGTGGCCCGCGCTGACCTGGAAGAATTTCTCGGCCAGCTGACGCGGGGTGGCCGCCTGGACTCTTTCTTCCTGTACATACACGAGGAAAAAGTCGCCCTCCTGCAGGCCAATCAGCCAGTCCCGTACCCAGCTACGGAATGGCTTTTTGAGGGAGCGCCACGAGGCACACACACGCAGGTTAAGGCTGAGGCTCAGGAAGAAAACGATGATATAGACGAATTGGAGGACAAACACGAAGAATGGAAGGCTGACCTCAAATTGGTATTCTTccctgaagatgaagatgatatgGACGAATTGGAGGACAAACACGAAGAATGGAAGGGTGACCTCAAAGAGGTATTCTCccctgaagatgaagatgaaattgACGAATTGGAGGACAAACACGAAGACTGGAAGGCTTGCCTCGAAGAGGTATTCACcgctgaagatgaagatgaaattgAGGAAATGAAAGACTGCAGTGACGACAACTACCAGGAATGGAAGGCTTATCTGGAAACGGTGTTCTCcgttgaagatgatgatgatgaagttgcagacgaggcgacctccgagttgcaggaagcctcAG GTGAAGGAAATGATGCgtcagacgaggtgacctccgagttgcaggaagcctcAG GTGAAGGAAATGATGTgtcagacgaggtgacctccgagttgcaggaagcctcAGGTGAAGGAAATGATGCgtcagacgaggtgacctccgagttgcaggaagcctcAGGTGAAGGAAATGATGCgtcagacgaggtgacctccgagttgcaggaagcctcAG GTGAAGTGATTGATGCgtcagacgaggtgacctccgagttgcaggaagcctcaggtgaaggaaatgaagcagCAGACGCGGCGACGtccgaggtggaggaagcctCTCAAAACGGTACAATGGCCGCAGACCAGGATGTCCCCCGTCAAGGCGAGGCCTCTGCACCAGTGACCGTCTCTGCCACGCCCTCCACTGCTTCGTACGCTTACCGCAGCCTGATTGTGCCTCAAAGATTCATCAGCCGCCTTGCAGGCCCCGAGGACCGCCACCTCGAGGATCTGCGGCGGAGCTATGGGGTCCAAATCGTGCGGAATAAGCGAACCCTGCATGTGAAGGGTCACAGAGACGCAGTGCTGCAGTGCCACCACTCCATGCGCGCCAAGATCGCTGAGTGGCGGAGGGGCGAGGCCGCTGAGGCTCACTAA
- the LOC126980911 gene encoding uncharacterized protein LOC126980911 isoform X36: MFSKFFKQDIRRVVHGTCLVAGGTGAGASPAKVTLSLQLRGGCWRTSSRKVAVFTFQEASGHASSHALLDLEYLFRCSSKPGASDMQVKICVALRCGGKRVARADLEEFLGQLTRGGRLDSFFLYIHEEKVALLQANQPVPYPATEWLFEGAPRGTHTQVKAEAQEENDDIDELEDKHEEWKADLKLVFFPEDEDDMDELEDKHEEWKGDLKEVFSPEDEDEIDELEDKHEDWKACLEEVFTAEDEDEIEEMKDCSDDNYQEWKAYLETVFSVEDDDDEVADEATSELQEASGEGNDASDEVTSELQEASGEGNDASDEVTSELQEASGEGNDASDEVTSELQEASGEVIDASDEVTSELQEASGEGNEAADAATSEVEEASQNGTMAADQDVPRQGEASAPVTVSATPSTASYAYRSLIVPQRFISRLAGPEDRHLEDLRRSYGVQIVRNKRTLHVKGHRDAVLQCHHSMRAKIAEWRRGEAAEAH; encoded by the exons ATGTTCAGCAAATTCTTCAAACAGGACATCCGACGTGTCGTTCACGGCACTTGCCTCGTGGCGGGCGGCACCGGCGCCGGGGCGAGCCCCGCCAAGGTGACGCTCAGCCTCCAGCTTCGGGGAGGGTGCTGGCGAACCAGCTCGCGGAAGGTGGCCGTCTTCACCTTCCAGGAGGCGTCCGGCCACGCCTCTTCTCATGCCCTgctggacctggagtacctcttcaggtgcagcAGCAAGCCAGGTGCCAGCGACATGCAGGTCAAAATCTGCGTGGCGCTGCGCTGCGGCGGGAAACGCGTGGCCCGCGCTGACCTGGAAGAATTTCTCGGCCAGCTGACGCGGGGTGGCCGCCTGGACTCTTTCTTCCTGTACATACACGAGGAAAAAGTCGCCCTCCTGCAGGCCAATCAGCCAGTCCCGTACCCAGCTACGGAATGGCTTTTTGAGGGAGCGCCACGAGGCACACACACGCAGGTTAAGGCTGAGGCTCAGGAAGAAAACGATGATATAGACGAATTGGAGGACAAACACGAAGAATGGAAGGCTGACCTCAAATTGGTATTCTTccctgaagatgaagatgatatgGACGAATTGGAGGACAAACACGAAGAATGGAAGGGTGACCTCAAAGAGGTATTCTCccctgaagatgaagatgaaattgACGAATTGGAGGACAAACACGAAGACTGGAAGGCTTGCCTCGAAGAGGTATTCACcgctgaagatgaagatgaaattgAGGAAATGAAAGACTGCAGTGACGACAACTACCAGGAATGGAAGGCTTATCTGGAAACGGTGTTCTCcgttgaagatgatgatgatgaagttgcagacgaggcgacctccgagttgcaggaagcctcAG GTGAAGGAAATGATGCgtcagacgaggtgacctccgagttgcaggaagcctcAG GTGAAGGAAATGATGCgtcagacgaggtgacctccgagttgcaggaagcctcAGGTGAAGGAAATGATGCgtcagacgaggtgacctccgagttgcaggaagcctcAG GTGAAGTGATTGATGCgtcagacgaggtgacctccgagttgcaggaagcctcaggtgaaggaaatgaagcagCAGACGCGGCGACGtccgaggtggaggaagcctCTCAAAACGGTACAATGGCCGCAGACCAGGATGTCCCCCGTCAAGGCGAGGCCTCTGCACCAGTGACCGTCTCTGCCACGCCCTCCACTGCTTCGTACGCTTACCGCAGCCTGATTGTGCCTCAAAGATTCATCAGCCGCCTTGCAGGCCCCGAGGACCGCCACCTCGAGGATCTGCGGCGGAGCTATGGGGTCCAAATCGTGCGGAATAAGCGAACCCTGCATGTGAAGGGTCACAGAGACGCAGTGCTGCAGTGCCACCACTCCATGCGCGCCAAGATCGCTGAGTGGCGGAGGGGCGAGGCCGCTGAGGCTCACTAA
- the LOC126980911 gene encoding uncharacterized protein LOC126980911 isoform X28, whose product MFSKFFKQDIRRVVHGTCLVAGGTGAGASPAKVTLSLQLRGGCWRTSSRKVAVFTFQEASGHASSHALLDLEYLFRCSSKPGASDMQVKICVALRCGGKRVARADLEEFLGQLTRGGRLDSFFLYIHEEKVALLQANQPVPYPATEWLFEGAPRGTHTQVKAEAQEENDDIDELEDKHEEWKADLKLVFFPEDEDDMDELEDKHEEWKGDLKEVFSPEDEDEIDELEDKHEDWKACLEEVFTAEDEDEIEEMKDCSDDNYQEWKAYLETVFSVEDDDDEVADEATSELQEASGEGNDASDEATSELQEASGEGNDASDEVTSELQEASGEVIDASDEVTSELQEASGEGNDASDEVTSELQEASGEGNEAADAATSEVEEASQNGTMAADQDVPRQGEASAPVTVSATPSTASYAYRSLIVPQRFISRLAGPEDRHLEDLRRSYGVQIVRNKRTLHVKGHRDAVLQCHHSMRAKIAEWRRGEAAEAH is encoded by the exons ATGTTCAGCAAATTCTTCAAACAGGACATCCGACGTGTCGTTCACGGCACTTGCCTCGTGGCGGGCGGCACCGGCGCCGGGGCGAGCCCCGCCAAGGTGACGCTCAGCCTCCAGCTTCGGGGAGGGTGCTGGCGAACCAGCTCGCGGAAGGTGGCCGTCTTCACCTTCCAGGAGGCGTCCGGCCACGCCTCTTCTCATGCCCTgctggacctggagtacctcttcaggtgcagcAGCAAGCCAGGTGCCAGCGACATGCAGGTCAAAATCTGCGTGGCGCTGCGCTGCGGCGGGAAACGCGTGGCCCGCGCTGACCTGGAAGAATTTCTCGGCCAGCTGACGCGGGGTGGCCGCCTGGACTCTTTCTTCCTGTACATACACGAGGAAAAAGTCGCCCTCCTGCAGGCCAATCAGCCAGTCCCGTACCCAGCTACGGAATGGCTTTTTGAGGGAGCGCCACGAGGCACACACACGCAGGTTAAGGCTGAGGCTCAGGAAGAAAACGATGATATAGACGAATTGGAGGACAAACACGAAGAATGGAAGGCTGACCTCAAATTGGTATTCTTccctgaagatgaagatgatatgGACGAATTGGAGGACAAACACGAAGAATGGAAGGGTGACCTCAAAGAGGTATTCTCccctgaagatgaagatgaaattgACGAATTGGAGGACAAACACGAAGACTGGAAGGCTTGCCTCGAAGAGGTATTCACcgctgaagatgaagatgaaattgAGGAAATGAAAGACTGCAGTGACGACAACTACCAGGAATGGAAGGCTTATCTGGAAACGGTGTTCTCcgttgaagatgatgatgatgaagttgcagacgaggcgacctccgagttgcaggaagcctcAGGTGAAGGAAATGATGCGTcagacgaggcgacctccgagttgcaggaagcctcAGGTGAAGGAAATGATGCgtcagacgaggtgacctccgagttgcaggaagcctcAGGTGAAGTGATTGATGCgtcagacgaggtgacctccgagttgcaggaagcctcAG GTGAAGGAAATGATGCgtcagacgaggtgacctccgagttgcaggaagcctcAG gtgaaggaaatgaagcagCAGACGCGGCGACGtccgaggtggaggaagcctCTCAAAACGGTACAATGGCCGCAGACCAGGATGTCCCCCGTCAAGGCGAGGCCTCTGCACCAGTGACCGTCTCTGCCACGCCCTCCACTGCTTCGTACGCTTACCGCAGCCTGATTGTGCCTCAAAGATTCATCAGCCGCCTTGCAGGCCCCGAGGACCGCCACCTCGAGGATCTGCGGCGGAGCTATGGGGTCCAAATCGTGCGGAATAAGCGAACCCTGCATGTGAAGGGTCACAGAGACGCAGTGCTGCAGTGCCACCACTCCATGCGCGCCAAGATCGCTGAGTGGCGGAGGGGCGAGGCCGCTGAGGCTCACTAA
- the LOC126980911 gene encoding uncharacterized protein LOC126980911 isoform X6 has protein sequence MFSKFFKQDIRRVVHGTCLVAGGTGAGASPAKVTLSLQLRGGCWRTSSRKVAVFTFQEASGHASSHALLDLEYLFRCSSKPGASDMQVKICVALRCGGKRVARADLEEFLGQLTRGGRLDSFFLYIHEEKVALLQANQPVPYPATEWLFEGAPRGTHTQVKAEAQEENDDIDELEDKHEEWKADLKLVFFPEDEDDMDELEDKHEEWKGDLKEVFSPEDEDEIDELEDKHEDWKACLEEVFTAEDEDEIEEMKDCSDDNYQEWKAYLETVFSVEDDDDEVADEATSELQEASGEGNDASDEATSELQEASGEGNDASDEVTSELQEASGEVIDASDEVTSELQEASGEVIDASDEVTSELQEASGEGNDASDEVTSELQEASGEVIDASDEVTSELQEASGEGNEAADAATSEVEEASQNGTMAADQDVPRQGEASAPVTVSATPSTASYAYRSLIVPQRFISRLAGPEDRHLEDLRRSYGVQIVRNKRTLHVKGHRDAVLQCHHSMRAKIAEWRRGEAAEAH, from the exons ATGTTCAGCAAATTCTTCAAACAGGACATCCGACGTGTCGTTCACGGCACTTGCCTCGTGGCGGGCGGCACCGGCGCCGGGGCGAGCCCCGCCAAGGTGACGCTCAGCCTCCAGCTTCGGGGAGGGTGCTGGCGAACCAGCTCGCGGAAGGTGGCCGTCTTCACCTTCCAGGAGGCGTCCGGCCACGCCTCTTCTCATGCCCTgctggacctggagtacctcttcaggtgcagcAGCAAGCCAGGTGCCAGCGACATGCAGGTCAAAATCTGCGTGGCGCTGCGCTGCGGCGGGAAACGCGTGGCCCGCGCTGACCTGGAAGAATTTCTCGGCCAGCTGACGCGGGGTGGCCGCCTGGACTCTTTCTTCCTGTACATACACGAGGAAAAAGTCGCCCTCCTGCAGGCCAATCAGCCAGTCCCGTACCCAGCTACGGAATGGCTTTTTGAGGGAGCGCCACGAGGCACACACACGCAGGTTAAGGCTGAGGCTCAGGAAGAAAACGATGATATAGACGAATTGGAGGACAAACACGAAGAATGGAAGGCTGACCTCAAATTGGTATTCTTccctgaagatgaagatgatatgGACGAATTGGAGGACAAACACGAAGAATGGAAGGGTGACCTCAAAGAGGTATTCTCccctgaagatgaagatgaaattgACGAATTGGAGGACAAACACGAAGACTGGAAGGCTTGCCTCGAAGAGGTATTCACcgctgaagatgaagatgaaattgAGGAAATGAAAGACTGCAGTGACGACAACTACCAGGAATGGAAGGCTTATCTGGAAACGGTGTTCTCcgttgaagatgatgatgatgaagttgcagacgaggcgacctccgagttgcaggaagcctcAGGTGAAGGAAATGATGCGTcagacgaggcgacctccgagttgcaggaagcctcAGGTGAAGGAAATGATGCgtcagacgaggtgacctccgagttgcaggaagcctcAGGTGAAGTGATTGATGCgtcagacgaggtgacctccgagttgcaggaagcctcAGGTGAAGTGATTGATGCgtcagacgaggtgacctccgagttgcaggaagcctcAG GTGAAGGAAATGATGCgtcagacgaggtgacctccgagttgcaggaagcctcAG GTGAAGTGATTGATGCgtcagacgaggtgacctccgagttgcaggaagcctcaggtgaaggaaatgaagcagCAGACGCGGCGACGtccgaggtggaggaagcctCTCAAAACGGTACAATGGCCGCAGACCAGGATGTCCCCCGTCAAGGCGAGGCCTCTGCACCAGTGACCGTCTCTGCCACGCCCTCCACTGCTTCGTACGCTTACCGCAGCCTGATTGTGCCTCAAAGATTCATCAGCCGCCTTGCAGGCCCCGAGGACCGCCACCTCGAGGATCTGCGGCGGAGCTATGGGGTCCAAATCGTGCGGAATAAGCGAACCCTGCATGTGAAGGGTCACAGAGACGCAGTGCTGCAGTGCCACCACTCCATGCGCGCCAAGATCGCTGAGTGGCGGAGGGGCGAGGCCGCTGAGGCTCACTAA
- the LOC126980911 gene encoding uncharacterized protein LOC126980911 isoform X9, with translation MFSKFFKQDIRRVVHGTCLVAGGTGAGASPAKVTLSLQLRGGCWRTSSRKVAVFTFQEASGHASSHALLDLEYLFRCSSKPGASDMQVKICVALRCGGKRVARADLEEFLGQLTRGGRLDSFFLYIHEEKVALLQANQPVPYPATEWLFEGAPRGTHTQVKAEAQEENDDIDELEDKHEEWKADLKLVFFPEDEDDMDELEDKHEEWKGDLKEVFSPEDEDEIDELEDKHEDWKACLEEVFTAEDEDEIEEMKDCSDDNYQEWKAYLETVFSVEDDDDEVADEATSELQEASGEGNDASDEVTSELQEASGEVIDASDEVTSELQEASGEVIDASDEVTSELQEASGEGNDASDEVTSELQEASGEGNDASDEVTSELQEASGEVIDASDEVTSELQEASGEGNEAADAATSEVEEASQNGTMAADQDVPRQGEASAPVTVSATPSTASYAYRSLIVPQRFISRLAGPEDRHLEDLRRSYGVQIVRNKRTLHVKGHRDAVLQCHHSMRAKIAEWRRGEAAEAH, from the exons ATGTTCAGCAAATTCTTCAAACAGGACATCCGACGTGTCGTTCACGGCACTTGCCTCGTGGCGGGCGGCACCGGCGCCGGGGCGAGCCCCGCCAAGGTGACGCTCAGCCTCCAGCTTCGGGGAGGGTGCTGGCGAACCAGCTCGCGGAAGGTGGCCGTCTTCACCTTCCAGGAGGCGTCCGGCCACGCCTCTTCTCATGCCCTgctggacctggagtacctcttcaggtgcagcAGCAAGCCAGGTGCCAGCGACATGCAGGTCAAAATCTGCGTGGCGCTGCGCTGCGGCGGGAAACGCGTGGCCCGCGCTGACCTGGAAGAATTTCTCGGCCAGCTGACGCGGGGTGGCCGCCTGGACTCTTTCTTCCTGTACATACACGAGGAAAAAGTCGCCCTCCTGCAGGCCAATCAGCCAGTCCCGTACCCAGCTACGGAATGGCTTTTTGAGGGAGCGCCACGAGGCACACACACGCAGGTTAAGGCTGAGGCTCAGGAAGAAAACGATGATATAGACGAATTGGAGGACAAACACGAAGAATGGAAGGCTGACCTCAAATTGGTATTCTTccctgaagatgaagatgatatgGACGAATTGGAGGACAAACACGAAGAATGGAAGGGTGACCTCAAAGAGGTATTCTCccctgaagatgaagatgaaattgACGAATTGGAGGACAAACACGAAGACTGGAAGGCTTGCCTCGAAGAGGTATTCACcgctgaagatgaagatgaaattgAGGAAATGAAAGACTGCAGTGACGACAACTACCAGGAATGGAAGGCTTATCTGGAAACGGTGTTCTCcgttgaagatgatgatgatgaagttgcagacgaggcgacctccgagttgcaggaagcctcAG GTGAAGGAAATGATGCgtcagacgaggtgacctccgagttgcaggaagcctcAGGTGAAGTGATTGATGCgtcagacgaggtgacctccgagttgcaggaagcctcAGGTGAAGTGATTGATGCgtcagacgaggtgacctccgagttgcaggaagcctcAG GTGAAGGAAATGATGCgtcagacgaggtgacctccgagttgcaggaagcctcAGGTGAAGGAAATGATGCgtcagacgaggtgacctccgagttgcaggaagcctcAG GTGAAGTGATTGATGCgtcagacgaggtgacctccgagttgcaggaagcctcaggtgaaggaaatgaagcagCAGACGCGGCGACGtccgaggtggaggaagcctCTCAAAACGGTACAATGGCCGCAGACCAGGATGTCCCCCGTCAAGGCGAGGCCTCTGCACCAGTGACCGTCTCTGCCACGCCCTCCACTGCTTCGTACGCTTACCGCAGCCTGATTGTGCCTCAAAGATTCATCAGCCGCCTTGCAGGCCCCGAGGACCGCCACCTCGAGGATCTGCGGCGGAGCTATGGGGTCCAAATCGTGCGGAATAAGCGAACCCTGCATGTGAAGGGTCACAGAGACGCAGTGCTGCAGTGCCACCACTCCATGCGCGCCAAGATCGCTGAGTGGCGGAGGGGCGAGGCCGCTGAGGCTCACTAA
- the LOC126980911 gene encoding uncharacterized protein LOC126980911 isoform X19, with amino-acid sequence MFSKFFKQDIRRVVHGTCLVAGGTGAGASPAKVTLSLQLRGGCWRTSSRKVAVFTFQEASGHASSHALLDLEYLFRCSSKPGASDMQVKICVALRCGGKRVARADLEEFLGQLTRGGRLDSFFLYIHEEKVALLQANQPVPYPATEWLFEGAPRGTHTQVKAEAQEENDDIDELEDKHEEWKADLKLVFFPEDEDDMDELEDKHEEWKGDLKEVFSPEDEDEIDELEDKHEDWKACLEEVFTAEDEDEIEEMKDCSDDNYQEWKAYLETVFSVEDDDDEVADEATSELQEASGEGNDASDEATSELQEASGEGNDASDEVTSELQEASGEVIDASDEVTSELQEASGEGNDASDEVTSELQEASGEVIDASDEVTSELQEASGEGNEAADAATSEVEEASQNGTMAADQDVPRQGEASAPVTVSATPSTASYAYRSLIVPQRFISRLAGPEDRHLEDLRRSYGVQIVRNKRTLHVKGHRDAVLQCHHSMRAKIAEWRRGEAAEAH; translated from the exons ATGTTCAGCAAATTCTTCAAACAGGACATCCGACGTGTCGTTCACGGCACTTGCCTCGTGGCGGGCGGCACCGGCGCCGGGGCGAGCCCCGCCAAGGTGACGCTCAGCCTCCAGCTTCGGGGAGGGTGCTGGCGAACCAGCTCGCGGAAGGTGGCCGTCTTCACCTTCCAGGAGGCGTCCGGCCACGCCTCTTCTCATGCCCTgctggacctggagtacctcttcaggtgcagcAGCAAGCCAGGTGCCAGCGACATGCAGGTCAAAATCTGCGTGGCGCTGCGCTGCGGCGGGAAACGCGTGGCCCGCGCTGACCTGGAAGAATTTCTCGGCCAGCTGACGCGGGGTGGCCGCCTGGACTCTTTCTTCCTGTACATACACGAGGAAAAAGTCGCCCTCCTGCAGGCCAATCAGCCAGTCCCGTACCCAGCTACGGAATGGCTTTTTGAGGGAGCGCCACGAGGCACACACACGCAGGTTAAGGCTGAGGCTCAGGAAGAAAACGATGATATAGACGAATTGGAGGACAAACACGAAGAATGGAAGGCTGACCTCAAATTGGTATTCTTccctgaagatgaagatgatatgGACGAATTGGAGGACAAACACGAAGAATGGAAGGGTGACCTCAAAGAGGTATTCTCccctgaagatgaagatgaaattgACGAATTGGAGGACAAACACGAAGACTGGAAGGCTTGCCTCGAAGAGGTATTCACcgctgaagatgaagatgaaattgAGGAAATGAAAGACTGCAGTGACGACAACTACCAGGAATGGAAGGCTTATCTGGAAACGGTGTTCTCcgttgaagatgatgatgatgaagttgcagacgaggcgacctccgagttgcaggaagcctcAGGTGAAGGAAATGATGCGTcagacgaggcgacctccgagttgcaggaagcctcAGGTGAAGGAAATGATGCgtcagacgaggtgacctccgagttgcaggaagcctcAGGTGAAGTGATTGATGCgtcagacgaggtgacctccgagttgcaggaagcctcAG GTGAAGGAAATGATGCgtcagacgaggtgacctccgagttgcaggaagcctcAG GTGAAGTGATTGATGCgtcagacgaggtgacctccgagttgcaggaagcctcaggtgaaggaaatgaagcagCAGACGCGGCGACGtccgaggtggaggaagcctCTCAAAACGGTACAATGGCCGCAGACCAGGATGTCCCCCGTCAAGGCGAGGCCTCTGCACCAGTGACCGTCTCTGCCACGCCCTCCACTGCTTCGTACGCTTACCGCAGCCTGATTGTGCCTCAAAGATTCATCAGCCGCCTTGCAGGCCCCGAGGACCGCCACCTCGAGGATCTGCGGCGGAGCTATGGGGTCCAAATCGTGCGGAATAAGCGAACCCTGCATGTGAAGGGTCACAGAGACGCAGTGCTGCAGTGCCACCACTCCATGCGCGCCAAGATCGCTGAGTGGCGGAGGGGCGAGGCCGCTGAGGCTCACTAA